The following are encoded in a window of Lacinutrix sp. WUR7 genomic DNA:
- a CDS encoding EamA family transporter, which translates to MWMYLGLLAALFLGLHNLCKKHAVQGNEVFPVLLGTIGSGFLLLLPLFIGSIYFPEYTKEIGLHITSIPWKIHGFIFIKSMIMACSWILAYQALKHLPITIVTPIRSAGPFFTFIGAILIYKETPNFLQWIGFFLIIFSVILYSKIGKKEGINFKRNKWIFAIIAATFLGASSGLYDKFLIQNLALNPQTLQFWFCWYTVLILLFILSVTWFPFAEKRKAFTFRWTIIAVGVLLVAADYFYFKALQDLDALIMLLSAIKRSQLIIAVVIGGLVFKEKNKRKKLIPLFGILIGVFLILYSN; encoded by the coding sequence ATGTGGATGTATTTAGGTTTATTGGCGGCTCTTTTTTTAGGATTACACAATCTGTGTAAAAAGCATGCAGTACAAGGCAATGAAGTATTTCCTGTATTGTTAGGTACTATTGGTTCTGGTTTTTTGTTATTGCTTCCGTTATTTATTGGCTCCATTTATTTTCCAGAATATACCAAAGAAATAGGATTACATATTACAAGTATTCCTTGGAAAATACATGGTTTTATTTTTATAAAATCGATGATTATGGCTTGTTCGTGGATATTAGCATATCAAGCTTTAAAGCATTTGCCAATTACTATTGTGACTCCAATACGCTCTGCTGGTCCGTTTTTTACTTTTATAGGTGCTATATTAATTTATAAGGAAACACCTAATTTTTTACAATGGATTGGATTTTTTCTTATTATTTTTTCTGTGATACTATATTCTAAAATAGGAAAAAAAGAAGGCATAAACTTTAAGAGGAATAAATGGATCTTTGCCATTATTGCTGCAACTTTCTTAGGTGCTTCTAGCGGTTTATATGATAAGTTTTTAATTCAGAATTTAGCCTTAAATCCGCAAACCTTACAATTCTGGTTTTGCTGGTATACGGTTCTCATTCTATTGTTTATTTTATCGGTGACCTGGTTTCCTTTTGCTGAAAAACGAAAAGCATTTACATTTCGTTGGACCATCATTGCTGTTGGTGTTTTATTGGTTGCTGCAGATTATTTTTACTTTAAAGCGCTACAGGATCTGGATGCTTTAATTATGTTATTATCTGCTATAAAAAGAAGTCAGTTAATAATCGCTGTAGTGATTGGAGGTTTGGTATTTAAAGAGAAAAACAAGCGCAAGAAATTGATTCCGTTATTTGGTATTCTGATTGGTGTGTTTTTAATTTTATATTCTAATTAA